The DNA segment AGCCTTCAACCTCCCGCGGGTTTCGAACCCGCGGGAGGTTCGATGCTGGTACAGGTACGCATAGCCGCCAGTGGTTCGCCAGTGGCTCCGGGGCCTATGGCGGCCGTGCCGTGTGCATGCTGTTGTCGTGGAGACACCTCAGGCGGGCGGGCTCGGCGCAAGATTTTCCGCGCAACTGCTCGAAAAGTTGCTTGTGGCTGCTCGAGGGGCGCTCCCGCGTCGCGGGCGGCCGGGCCAGCGGCGGCCCGCGCAATCGCCTCAGACTTCACTTCAGCCCCAGCACGTCGGCCATGGCGTAGCGGCCCGGCGGCTTGCCCGCCAGGAACTTGGCCGCGCGCAGCGCGCCGCGGGCGAACGTGTCGCGGCTCGTGGCGATGTGGCGCACCTCCACCCGCTCGCCCTGGCCGCCGAAGATCACCGTGTGGTCGCCCACGATGTCGCCTGCGCGCACGGCGTGGAAGCCGATCTCCTTGACCGTGCGTTCGCCGACCATGCCGTGTCGGCCGTGAACGGCCACGTCGGGGAGATTCCGCTTGAGGCCGGCCGCCGCCGCCTCGCCGAGGGCCAGGGCCGTGCCGCTGGGCGCGTCCTTCTTCTTGTTGTGGTGCGCCTCCACGATCTCCACGTCGTAGGCGTCGCCCAGCGCCGCCGCCGCCTCGCGCACCAGGCGCAGCAGCACGTTCACCCCCAGGCTCATGTTCGGCGCGAGCAGGCACGGGATGCGCGTCGCCGCCGCGTCGAGGCGCTTGTGGCCCTCGGCGCCCAGGCCCGTGGTGCCCACCACCACCGCGAGCCCGCGCGCCGCGCACCACGCGATCATCTCCAGCGCCGAATCGGCGTGCGAGAAGTCAATCGCCACGTCGGCCGCCACGTCGCAACGGGCCGATAGCGCGACGCCCAGCGGCGGCACGCCGGCCAGCGCCCCGGCGTCCTTGCCCAGGTCGGGGTGGTCGGGGCGCTCGAACGCGCCGGCGACGGCGAGTTCCCGGTCCTCGGCGGCCAGAGCGATGAGGCGGCGGCCCATGCGGCCCCCCGCGCCGTTGATCAATACGCGGACCATAGGAAGACCTCCTGTGCTGGGCGGAAGAAGCGTTCGTAGTGCGGGCTTCAGCCCGTATCTGCATCCAGGATACGGCCTGAAGGCCGCACGGCAAACCCCCGTTGCATCCCGCTGAGGCGTCAGTCAGGACGCGCTTGAGGGCCACGCATCACACTAGCGGAAATCGGCGGCAGGTTCAAGGG comes from the Planctomycetota bacterium genome and includes:
- the dapB gene encoding 4-hydroxy-tetrahydrodipicolinate reductase is translated as MVRVLINGAGGRMGRRLIALAAEDRELAVAGAFERPDHPDLGKDAGALAGVPPLGVALSARCDVAADVAIDFSHADSALEMIAWCAARGLAVVVGTTGLGAEGHKRLDAAATRIPCLLAPNMSLGVNVLLRLVREAAAALGDAYDVEIVEAHHNKKKDAPSGTALALGEAAAAGLKRNLPDVAVHGRHGMVGERTVKEIGFHAVRAGDIVGDHTVIFGGQGERVEVRHIATSRDTFARGALRAAKFLAGKPPGRYAMADVLGLK